In Plasmodium knowlesi strain H genome assembly, chromosome: 7, one DNA window encodes the following:
- a CDS encoding transcription initiation factor TFIID subunit 7, putative, producing the protein MEPKGERSSIRISLNLSSNREDDRSVGECNNGGDESSLKKAKSKEVSQALGLIEDIRSGTFNYKDLQEIYFMNDMDLEKMINDTKNKEEGKNGTEGHGVGHGSYMEDAMCRGRRGPQDDGNGLRLKEFTEGENHNFGTDLHSPMYRNERDLSKGNGEDNKPGGRNLFVLNNHVGKVCIIRFPPKVSQEIKIYLLKKTLMLEIEPTNLLNSRLFIIHFRNINRKFWGILLELSTHIEVHKTLDRNNLYKTNDVSQIIYVYDPCDKKKEKKKKKCKKLIKNFIKNNFQLNCGISNKVQNFHFENYAKLFKYHDIYFAEKFLHDYLNAKYYDYYDMYVKTHTEMHTHLRISQGSHRGQNEIVDETTDISEIINSLDNTYSIMKELEKETGGDISLETLLNYEIANENYESDVSDLLMGGSHYLRKRT; encoded by the exons atggaacctaagggggaaagaagctCCATCAGAATCTCACTCAACCTAAGCTCGAACAGGGAGGATGATAGAAGTGTAGGCGAGTGCAACAATGGAGGGGATGAAAGTTCCTTGAAGAAAGCCAAGTCGAAGGAAGTTTCCCAGGCATT AGGCCTCATCGAGGACATCCGAAGTGGCACGTTCAACTACAAAGACCTCCAAGAAATTTACTTCATGAACGACATggatttggaaaaaatgattaatGACACGAAGaacaaggaggaaggaaagaacggGACGGAGGGCCATGGCGTGGGGCACGGCTCCTACATGGAAGATGCAATGTGTAGGGGCAGGAGAGGCCCCCAGGACGATGGAAATGGCCTGCGTTTGAAAGAATTCACCGAAGGAGAGAATCACAACTTTGGAACGGATCTGCATAGCCCCATGTACAGAAACGAAAGGGACCTCTCAAAGGGAAATGGTGAAGACAACAAACCCGGTGGAAGAAATTTATTTGTGTTGAATAACCATGTGGGGAAAGTATGCATCATCCGATTCCCTCCTAAGGTATcccaagaaataaaaatatatcttttaaaaaaaacacttatGCTAGAAATCGAACCAACGAATTTGTTAAACTCAAGACTAttcattattcattttaGGAACATAAATAGAAAATTCTGGGGAATTCTTCTGGAACTATCAACCCACATAGAGGTGCACAAAACATTGGATCGAAATAACCTGTACAAGACCAATGACGTTTCGCAGataatttatgtatatgaTCCATGtgataagaagaaggagaaaaaaaaaaagaaatgtaaaaaattgataaaaaattttataaaaaataattttcaattAAATTGTGGTATTAGCAATAAAGTGcaaaatttccattttgaaaattatgCCAAATTGTTCAAGTACCATGATATTTATTTTGCGGAAAAATTCCTTCATGATTACTTGAATGCAAAGTATTACGACTACTACGACATGTATGTGAAGACGCACACAGAGATGCACACACACCTTCGCATTAGTCAAGGTAGCCACAGAGGGCAAAACGAAATTGTAGATGAAACGACGGATATTTCGGAGATAATAAATTCGTTGGACAATACGTACAGCATCATGAAGGAACTGGAAAAGGAAACCGGCGGGGACATTTCTCTAGAGACCCTTCTGAACTATGAAATTGCAAATGAGAACTACGAGTCGGACGTGTCGGACTTGTTGATGGGCGGGAGCCACTACTTGAGAAAGAGGACCTAG
- a CDS encoding SICAvar, type I yields MAAPAGSDLFRAWLQEYANGSTTGSTDAAAKAAEIEAEMKKNLEKEFGILKEWLVSQESYEMGKLCSGAGDLGDEDPVKKGYMKVLCKGIMEIRYFMSGVKARRTRGGGGDDTVEKETLTGAKAYSRCVVGMLAMSELYGDHCNMADVIKKITTDVDNNLRNHLGPEHMANWEKCKNIKQVDLIFGRSILHDEIKKWKDGEREKAEFARRPEYRVPERLGILWYYWSHACKRGSTDMETRKKQFLNENKTSVVEFMKLDNSNSGQSNTFSLADVLMNSEIQLPENTIQGILKEMVADSANGTVEPSKMKTAVQTLEKESKKTQAEVCMKNSTKFCDRLKCAKQYWKLKNKDQGNTDKFWDEYVNGKLDNLFNGVNNTGSSSTAAANCEKSGVDTANKEACKLITTKLEQIYQNSNGSVGDKLSEQIIKCLLLKEYAKKLKEKAKENGFCSIDNGLQKAFDQSKEIMQNGGTSCQTANGTNSCFECNWNDKEDYEDCPIGNGQNGKVKEEVVKLFNGNNDQTKDDGIQKTLAKFNEGNSLCEWVNCAAKRSEENNSKNKVQGTGQVSGQNDFWETKVKELWGELSEAMRGSNGEGKGNGCETLENPSDKTACNYLHAGLEQLYKNDQTTATSPSASSDADVLKNNPSFRHAMGCFLLHAYAKYMQRESVCVIEKGIQKAFDSWKNLESKAPSCNGSGKGQCVPCQWKESDYDSCSINTTGQSTGQGSKIGEKLKDIVNKDKDKKIKEMLTNINKIEKLCDGLKCIASHLNSSSSKHSTTAEKFWEKEDGAVAKLWTELSTAMTKTNGKDNANGQCNALENPSDQRTCNYLHAGFKQLYQPDNSPGTVNNGTILSKDNPSLRQTMGCILLHSYAQHMKGKAICDIEKGITQAFQNNNANCNGGNGQCVPCQWEDKAQLEKCNVRTSTNDTGTAGDKVEDIFQEDKDKNIKTMLTEINKMETLCNRLQCIASHLNSTNTQHSGKQNAKEFWKEETGEVRKLWQELADAMKKTNGKTDQNECDQMDDGTGTGGRLATDPERKACQYLTLGFNKLKTISLNGRNGILHKDPLFVQTMGCLLLKEYAKQMGKKSTCLIESGIKKAFGSWNPSNKTDCKDSSPCIECKFEDNIENCQITTNGSTKETADEKLKAVKSQITDTLTPTMGDMNKTESLCNQLQCAAGKWFHEHSKDNGGSNKKTWCEFWEKEGVKPKLQDLFEKIKSGGQDTNDVCNKFGDENPDSVERKACNHITAGLQHIKDIPPSGSGNGVVQSKDQDNQLLQRAVGCIALNMYADQIIAKSKDSCPIDESKIQDMFTKWNEKYNNNSSSSPSCNDVNNKDCFVCKRVQKSELNNCQLSVDTNLVETNQSTTCKTDANEAVKVQTQMNKFLNIEDNQSQSIAQVKDTLTSITDITKSPFCTQLQCAAKKYAKSKNGKISPWEGFWEETGEVGQLWTELSTTMTEKGTTNQNGCDQMYDNGTGTTTREATNPEKKACNYLHVGLNQLYNPPATAALTPSLLSSSGTISLKDNPLLRRTLGCLLLKEYAKKMKEKSTCVIDSGIEKAFKEWNGNITNGTCTDKEPCVPCQWKDDSIDTCKINTTGTGGTTTPTPVREKLTQVQPQITNSATNTLPKINEMSTLCEYIKCAGPKWFKNRATPNGNSGGTPTPTKNWCDFWEREGVRPELQKMFKEIEKNGTNNANNKNAPCNEFGDGNENSVERKACNHITTGLKYINDIQPNGGSGSTANPSIGQDNQLFFRTVGCLALNMYADKIRDATQNSCPIDETTINKMFDKWNEKYNNNSSSSSPCNGSNNVCFKCTRQPNFNSCELSVDSSLVDKTTNGNCTSSEEHKKVQTQMKKLLEDKSQSNSINNTMQKTFSEITKMDHNFCTQVQCAAKKWKSINDKNGQSSGVTWKNIEEDATKELTKLLEHMMQPSEQKDVDKYCKDNEDKWNKIGHKQGRTNKAACLLFAAGLKHIYTHGNGRVNGPSFGQTMGCLFLKEYAKQLIDLADKEKKYKVHPDCSVDKGINYAFSKSNAIMESTPPCNKNGNSCFECKLNDYDDCKIGTDNVKTKVESIFQDEPNKNHMEKTLENTVCPILLTDILTPFLPLAPVSIGLSAMAYYLWKYFGPLGKGGPRFRRSPADIPGPSVQEQVLDHVQQDSSHEYRLVKERKPRSAPTRTKRSGRANRRTIIEIHFEVLDECQKGDTQLNQKDFLELLVREFMGSEFMEEEQVPKEEVLMEGVPMELVPIEDVPSLGSGLMV; encoded by the exons ATGGCGGCACCAGCAGGCAGTGATCTTTTCAGGGCATGGCTGCAGGAGTATGCCAATGGGTCAACTACGGGCAGTACGGATGCCGCAGCGAAGGCTGCGGAAATTGAA gcagaaatgaagaagaatttgGAGAAGGAGTTCGGGATACTGAAGGAATGGTTGGTGTCGCAGGAGTCGTATGAAATGGGGAAGCTGTGCTCGGGGGCAGGGGATTTGGGGGATGAGGACCCCGTGAAGAAAGGTTATATGAAAGTCCTGTGTAAGGGGATAATGGAAATACGGTATTTCATGAGTGGTGTGAAGGCAAGGAGGacgagggggggaggaggagatGATACCGTAGAGAAGGAAACGCTTACCGGAGCTAAAGCGTATAGTCGCTGCGTCGTTGGGATGCTGGCTATGTCAGAATTGTACGGCGATCATTGCAACATGGCAGATGTTATTAAGAAAATAACGACTGATGTCGACAACAACTTAAGGAATCACTTGGGTCCGGAGCATATGGCAAACtgggaaaaatgcaaaaacatTAAACAAGTAGATTTAATTTTTGGGAGATCAATTCTTCATGATGAAATTAAGAAGTGGAAGGACggagaaagggagaaagCGGAGTTCGCACGGCGCCCTGAGTACAGGGTGCCGGAGAGGTTAGGTATCCTGTGGTACTATTGGTCACATGCCTGTAAGCGCGGTTCGACAGACATGGAAACCAGGAAGAagcaatttttaaatgagAATAAAACCAGTGTGGTGGAATTCATGAAACTGGACAACAGCAATTCAGGTCAAAGTAATACATTTTCCTTAGCAGACGTACTAATGAACAGCGAAATTCAATTACCAGAAAACACAATACAGGGTATACTTAAAGAGATGGTCGCGGACAGTGCTAATGGCACCGTGGAACcttcaaaaatgaagacaGCAGTGCAAACGTTAGAGAAGGAATCTAAGAAAACACAAG CTGAAGTATGCATGAAGAACAGCACGAAATTTTGCGATCGactaaaatgtgcaaaacaaTATTGGAAATTGAAGAACAAGGATCAGGGCAATACC GATAAATTCTGGGATGAATACGTCAATGGCAAATTGGACAATCTCTTTAATGGGGTGAATAATACTGGTAGTAGTAGCACCGCAGCTGCCAATTGCGAAAAGAGTGGCGTAGATACTGCAAATAAGGAAGCTTGCAAACTCATTACTACTAAATTAGAACAAATTTATCAAAATTCAAATGGGAGTGTTGGCGACAAATTGTCtgaacaaattataaaatgtcTTTTATTGAAAgaatatgctaaaaaattaaaagaaaaagcaaaagagaACGGGTTTTGTAGCATAGACAATGGTTTACAGAAAGCTTTCGATCAAAGTAAAGAAATTATGCAGAACGGAGGAACTTCATGCCAAACTGCTAATGGCACTAATTCATGTTTTGAATGTAATTGGAACGATAAAGAGGACTATGAAGATTGCCCCATTGGCAATggccaaaatgggaaagtaaaggaagaagtggttAAATTGTTCAACGGCAACAACGACCAAACCAAGGACGACGGAATACAGAAAACCTTGGCTAAGTTCAATGAAGGAAATTCCTTATGTGAATGGGTAAATTGTGCCGCAAAGCGGTCGGAAGAGAACAACAGCAAGAACAAGGTACAGGGGACTGGACAAGTAAGTGGACAG AATGACTTTTGGGAGACGAAGGTAAAGGAATTGTGGGGAGAATTATCTGAAGCAATGAGGGGTAGtaatggagaaggaaaaggaaatggatGTGAAACATTGGAAAATCCATCTGAcaagacggcatgcaattatttgcatgccggcttagAACAACTGTACAAGAATGATCAGACGACGGCGACGTCGCCGTCGGCGTCGTCAGACGCCGACGTCTTaaagaacaacccatcgtttagacatgcgatgggttgttttttacttcacgcctatgcaaaatatatgcaaaGGGAGTCAGTTTGTGTTATTGAAAAGGGGATACAGAAAGCATTTGATTCGTGGAAGAATTTGGAGAGTAAGGCACCTTCTTGCAATGGCAGTGGCAAGGGACAATGTGTCCCTTGTCAATGGAAAGAGAGCGACTATGATAGTTGCTCAATTAACACAACTGGCCAGTCCACTGGCCAAGGTTCGAAGATAGGGGAGAAGTTAAAGGACATCGTCAATAAGgacaaggacaaaaaaataaaagaaatgctaactaacataaataaaatagaaaaattatgtgatggtttaaaatgtatagcatcccaCTTAAATTCCTCTAGCTCAAAACATAGTACAACTGCG gaaaaattttgggagaaggaagatgGAGCTGTGGCAAAGCTGTGGACAGAACTGTCCACAGCAATGACGAAGACAAATGGCAAGGACAACGCAAATGGACAATGTAATGCATTGGAAAATCCGTCTGACCAGAGaacatgcaattatttgcatgccggtttCAAACAACTGTACCAACCGGATAATTCGCCAGGAACGGTTAACAATGGCACCATCTTATCTAAGGACAACCCATCGTTAAGACAAACCATGGGTTGTATAttacttcattcttatgCACAACATATGAAAGGAAAGGCAATTTGTGATATTGAAAAAGGGATAACACAGGCATTTCAGAATAATAATGCTAATTGCAATGGTGGTAATGGACaatgtgtcccttgccaatggGAAGATAAAGCCCAATTGGAAAAATGCAACGTGCGGACTAGCACAAACGACACGGGCACTGCAGGGGACAAAGTGGAAGATATCTTCCAGGAGGACAAGGACAAAAACATTAAGACAATGCTAactgaaataaataaaatggagacTCTATGCAACCGTCTCCaatgtatagcatcccaCTTAAATTCCACAAACACACAACATAgcggaaaacaaaatgcg AAAGAATTTTGGAAGGAGGAGACTGGCGAGGTCCGTAAGTTGTGGCAAGAATTGGCAGACGCCatgaagaaaacaaatgGCAAAACGGATCAGAATGAATGTGATCAAATGGATGATGGCACTGGCACTGGTGGCAGACTTGCCACTGACCCTGAGAGGAAGGCATGCCAATATCTTACATTAGGTTTTAACAAACTGAAAACTATTTCTCTCAATGGGAGAAATGGAATTCTGCATAAGGACCCAttgtttgtccaaacgatgggttgtttactccttaaggaatatgcaaaacaaatgggaaagaaaTCGACTTGTCTTATCGaatcaggaataaaaaaagcttttgGTTCATGGAATCCAAGTAATAAAACTGACTGTAAGGACAGTAGTCCGTGCATTGAATGTAAATTTGAAGACAATATTGAAAACTGCCAAATTACCACAAATGGCTCCACCAAAGAGACTGCAGATGAGAAGTTAAAAGCTGTAAAATCCCAAATTACTGACACCTTAACTCCCACAATGGGCGATATGAACAAAACCGAATCTTTATGTAatcaactccaatgtgccgcAGGGAAGTGGTTCCATGAGCACAGTAAGGATAACGGTGGTTCTAATAAGAaaacttgg tGTGAATTTTGGGAGAAGGAAGGCGTCAAACCCAAACTGCAGGATTTATTCGAGAAGATCAAGTCCGGAGGACAGGACACTAATGATGTATGCAATAAATTTGGTGATGAAAATCctgatagtgttgaaagaaaagcatgtaatcatatcacagcagggTTACAACACATTAAGGATATTCCACCAAGTGGTAGTGGTAATGGTGTTGTCCAGTCTAAAGACCAAGACAACCAACTGCTCCAAcgagcagttggttgtattgctcttaacatgtatgctgatcaaataattgcaaaatCGAAAGATtcatgtcccattgatgaatcTAAAATACAAGATATGTTCActaaatggaatgaaaaatataataataattcttcGTCTTCGCCTTCATGTAATGATGTTAATAATAAAGattgttttgtttgtaaGAGGGTACAGAAATCAGAACTTAATAATTGCCAACTAAGTGTTGACACCAATTTAGTGGAAACAAATCAAAGTACAACTTGCAAAACTGATGCAAATGAGGCAGTTAAAGTCCAAactcaaatgaacaaattcctCAACATCGAAGACAACCAATCCCAATCCATCGCCCAAGTGAAGGATACCTTAACTTCTATCACTGACATTACAAAATCtcctttctgtactcaactccaatgcgcagcaaaaaaatacgcaaaaagcaaaaacggaaaaatatCACCCTGG GAAGGATTTTGGGAGGAGACTGGTGAAGTAGGACAACTGTGGACAGAACTGTCCACCACAATGACAGAGAAAGGCACGACGAATCAGAATGGATGTGATCAAATGTATGATAATGGCACTGGCACTACCACTAGAGAAGCAACTAaccctgaaaagaaggcatgcaattatttgcatgtcGGCTTAAACCAACTGTACAATCCGCCGGCGACGGCGGCGTTGACGCCGTCGTTGCTGTCGTCGTCAGGAACCATCAGCCTGAAggacaacccactgttgagACGAACGTTGGGTTGTTTActtcttaaggaatatgcaaagaaaatgaaagaaaaatctaCTTGTGTTATCGATTCTGGCATAGAGAAGGCATTTAAGGAATGGAATGGAAATATTACTAATGGTACTTGCACTGACAAGGAAccttgtgtcccttgccaatggaAGGATGACAGCATTGACACttgcaaaattaacacaactgGCACAGGTGGCACCACAACTCCAACGCCAGTACGGGAGAAGTTAACACAAGTTCAGCCCCAAATTACTAACAGCGCAACTAACACCCTAccgaaaataaatgaaatgtcCACTCTATGCGAATACATTAAATGCGCcggacccaaatggttcaaaaacaGGGCAACACCGAACGGTAATAGTGGTGGTACTCCTACTCCCACGAAgaattgg tgtgacttctgggaaagggaaggtgtCAGACCGGAACTGCAGAAGATGTTCAAAGAAATCGAGAAGAATGGAACGAACAATGCAAATAACAAGAATGCTCCATGCAATGagtttggtgatggtaatgaaaatagtgttgaaagaaaagcatgtaatcatatcacgaCGGGACTAAAATACATTAACGATATTCAACCAAATGGTGGTAGTGGTAGTACTGCCAACCCATCTATTGGTCAAGACAACCAACTGTTCTTTCGAACAGTTGGTTGTcttgctcttaacatgtacgctgatAAAATAAGAGACGCAACGCAGAATagttgtcccattgatgagaccacaataaataaaatgtttgataaatggaatgaaaaatataataataattcttcGTCTTCGTCTCCATGTAATGGTAGTAATAATGTTTGTTTTAAATGCACAAGACAACCAAATTTTAATAGTTGCGAACTAAGTGTTGACAGCTCTTTGGTGGATAAAACAACAAATGGAAATTGCACTTCTAGcgaagaacataaaaaagtccaaactcaaatgaaaaaactcctcgaagacaaatcCCAATCCAACTCCATTAACAACACCATGCAAAAAACATTCTCCGAAATCACTAAAATGGACCAcaatttctgtactcaagtccaatgcgcagcaaagaaatggaaatcaATAAACgacaaaaatggacaaagcaGCGGAGTGACGTGG AAAAACATCGAAGAAGACGCCACGAAGGAATTGACGAAACTTCTAGAACATATGATGCAACCTTCGGAGCAGAAGGACGTTGACAAATACTGCAAAGACAACGAAgataaatggaataaaattgGCCATAAGCAAGgcagaacaaataaagcagcttgtttactttttgctgcaggattaaagcacatttatacccACGGTAATGGCCGTGTTAacggcccatcgtttggacaaacgatgggttgtttatttcttaaagaatatgcaaaacaattaataGATTTGgcagataaagaaaaaaagtataaagtACATCCTGATTGTAGCGTAGATAAGGGCATAAACTACGCTTTTAGCAAAAGTAATGCCATTATGGAATCAACACCTCCATGCAACAAGAATggtaattcttgttttgaatgcaaactGAACGATTATGAtgattgcaaaattggcactGACAATGTAAAGACCAAAGTGGAATCAATCTTCCAAGACGAACCGAACAAAAAccatatggaaaaaacattagagaatacagtctgtcccatccttcttacggatatccttaccccttttcttcctttggctcctgtctccattggcctttctgctatggcttattacctttggaag tattttggtcctcttggtaaaggaggaccacgtttcagaagatctcctgctgatattcctggtccatcggtacaagaacaagtccttgatcatgtgcaacaagatagttcacatgaatatcgattagtgaaggaacgaaaacctcgttctgctccaacaagaacaaaacgttctggtcgcgcaaatcgtcgcacgattattgaaattcattttgaagtgttggatgaatgtcaaaaaggggacacacaattgaaccagaaggattttctggaacttttggttcgagaattcatgggatcggaatttatggaagaagaacaggttcctaaggaagaggttcttatggaaggggttccaatggaacttgttcctattGAAGACGTTCCAAGCTTAGGTTCCGGgcttatggtttag
- a CDS encoding guanylate kinase, putative — MMRIPPLVVCGPSGVGKGTLIKRLLGEFPSLFRFSISCTTRKKREKEMDGVDYYFVDKEDFEQKIKEEQFLEYDNYANNFYGTLKSEYDIAAGENKICLLEMNINGVKQLKESKHIEDGIYIFVKPPSIEILLKRLKNRNTENPEEIKKRMQELTREMDEADKVGFNYIIVNDDLARTYGELRKYLLGSYPQLGGA; from the coding sequence ATGATGCGAATACCACCGTTGGTAGTATGCGGGCCCTCTGGCGTGGGGAAGGGGACACTGATAAAGAGGCTGTTGGGCGAATTTCCTAGTCTCTTCCGTTTCTCCATTAGCTGCACTActaggaagaaaagggaaaaggaaatggacGGGGTGGACTACTACTTTGTAGATAAGGAAGATTTCGAGCAGAAgataaaggaagaacagtTCCTTGAATATGATAACTACGCGAATAACTTTTATGGTACCCTAAAAAGCGAGTACGATATTGCCGctggggaaaacaaaatctGCCTTCTCGAAATGAACATCAACGGGGTTAAGCAATTAAAAGAATCCAAACACATAGAGGATggcatttatatttttgtaaaaccACCAAGTATTGAAATTCTTTTGAAGAGACTGAAGAATAGGAATACGGAGAATcctgaagaaattaaaaagcgCATGCAGGAGTTGACACGCGAGATGGACGAAGCCGACAAGGTGGGCTTTAACTATATCATCGTTAATGATGATTTGGCGCGCACGTATGGGGAGCTGAGGAAGTATTTACTGGGCTCTTACCCGCAGTTAGGGGGGGCCTAA
- a CDS encoding serine/threonine protein kinase, putative, whose protein sequence is MSIYLKRGTSRPHLSDVPLDFFKRENKNSQEGKNASLSDTHEEGARPTTVKGKKNTLLFFKKRANDHVIQKGKDQIRRQGYAPERGISKKGRTKFREKGEKKAASADACLEGKIFTIASYDFVKVIRKARRGDVISQSVNASSHVSPEHTLPRRCPREWEQSLLLGQIEGEKTPTENPFENVTKWEVTMCWKKHRKINIAFVERHNRKNGKTVWARKVKKIYLSPKESTFSPLMDKYLRYEDVVKLERHLTRYLTHRNIVVMESFFCVNDEIVSVYPFGGLSLMRWNKREKLFQLQGMDGGPRNCGGRSSDRSAGGMTLDTTRNKEPHDAVHRMAKGERKKTKHTYVYPEYLLAEIMRQLLTVCQYLDEQEVFHGDIKPSNILVKNVRKKNMNKIYFCTRDKKWYLQRRGTILKKKMIIKLIDFEHAQKTYQGKVNVGGTTSLFKPLEDFKIGRINASPKIVWTLGITLFILSTGAHPFSRINNDMHIWYMLQGRGFDICRRFRRYPFMSSSLKDLLARMLQVDFARRATLPELFLHSFVLFGEAARRCGHEEMTG, encoded by the coding sequence ATGAGTATCTACTTGAAGAGAGGTACTTCCCGTCCACACCTTTCAGATGTTCCCTTAGATTTcttcaaaagggaaaataagaatagccaagaagggaaaaatgctTCCCTCAGTGATACGCACGAGGAAGGGGCAAGACCCACTACtgtaaagggaaaaaaaaacactctcctcttttttaaaaaaagagcaaatgACCATGTTattcaaaagggaaaggaccAAATCAGAAGACAAGGATATGCTCCTGAAAGGGGGATctcgaaaaagggaagaacaaaatttagggagaagggggaaaagaaggcgGCCTCCGCAGATGCATGTctggaggggaaaatattTACCATCGCTAGTTATGATTTTGTGAAGGTGATTCGGAAGGCGCGCCGGGGGGATGTCATCTCCCAGTCAGTAAATGCATCTTCCCATGTCAGCCCGGAGCACACACTCCCAAGGAGATGCCCCCGGGAGTGGGAACAGTCCCTGCTGTTGGGACAAatcgaaggggaaaagacGCCAACGGAAAACCCCTTCGAAAATGTAACAAAGTGGGAGGTTACCATGTGCTGGAAGAAGCACAGGAAAATAAACATCGCCTTCGTGGAAAGGCACAAcaggaaaaatgggaaaacagTTTGGGCgaggaaggtgaaaaaaatatacttgtCCCCAAAGGAAAGCACCTTCAGTCCACTTATGGATAAATACCTTCGCTATGAGGATGTGGTGAAGTTGGAGAGGCATCTCACTCGTTACTTGACTCACAGGAACATTGTAGTGATGGAGAGTTTCTTTTGCGTTAATGATGAAATAGTTAGTGTGTATCCCTTCGGGGGGTTATCCTTGATGAGGTGGAATAAGCGTGAGAAGCTCTTTCAGCTTCAGGGCATGGATGGAGGGCCAAGGAATTGTGGTGGTCGATCCTCCGACCGATCAGCGGGCGGAATGACCCTGGACACTACGCGGAACAAGGAACCCCATGACGCAGTACACAGGATGgccaaaggggaaagaaaaaaaacaaagcaCACATACGTCTACCCAGAGTACCTCCTCGCAGAAATTATGCGGCAACTGCTCACGGTGTGCCAGTACCTGGACGAGCAGGAAGTTTTCCACGGTGACATCAAACCATCAAATATTCTTGTAAAGaatgtgagaaaaaaaaatatgaacaaaatatatttctgcaCAAGGGATAAAAAATGGTATTTGCAAAGAAGGGGCacaattttaaagaaaaaaatgataatcaAACTTATTGACTTTGAGCATGCACAGAAAACATACCAAGGGAAAGTCAATGTAGGTGGAACAACCTCTTTATTCAAACCTTTAGAGGATTTTAAAATCGGAAGAATTAATGCTTCTCCAAAGATTGTATGGACTTTGGGAATtactcttttcattttgtccacAGGCGCACACCCCTTCAGTCGAATTAACAACGACATGCATATATGGTATATGTTGCAGGGGAGAGGATTTGATATTTGCAGGCGATTCCGGAGGTATCCCTTCATGTCGAGTTCGCTGAAGGACCTGCTTGCGCGCATGCTACAGGTGGACTTCGCTCGCAGGGCAACCTTACCTGAGTTGTTTCTGCACTCCTTCGTCCTCTTCGGTGAAGCTGCCAGGCGGTGCGGCCATGAAGAGATGACTGGGTGA